In Clostridium omnivorum, the DNA window CCATACGAAAAAGGACAGAGATAAGGGATAAGTAAGAGGTAAGAAGTAATAGGGAATAGATAATAGATTAAAATATGGACCGACCAGCATTCCACTAATAAAATTCTTGGCAAAGATGTTATCAAGAGAGGAAGTTGGTCGGCTTTATATAACTCTAAAATGGGTTACATATACGTAAAGGTTAAAAAATTTACTTGGAGTGATTTATTTGGAAGAGGGAAGAGTGCTTGATAAAATTCCTAAGGTAGAGCTCCACTATCATGTGGATGGCAGTGTGCGGCCTGAAACTATTCTAGAACTAGCTTTGAAGGAAAATGTTAAGCTTTTGGAAACTGAGCTTAGTAAGTTTAAAGCTTATGTTCAAGTGTCAGAGGAGTGTACTTCCTTAAAGGAATATCTTCAAAAGTTTGATTTAACTTTAGTGATTATGCAAAGAGAAGAAAACATAAAGAGAATTGTAATAGAGTTATTAGAAGATTTAGCTTCTCAAAATGTAAAATACGTAGAGCTTCGCTGTTCGCCATATTTATTTATGAAAGGCGGCCTTTCCTTTGAACAGGTCGTTGAGAGCATTTTATCTGGAATGATGGAAGGTAAGCAGAAGTTCAACATAAAGTCTAATTTAATTTTAATTTGTATGAGACACCATTCTCCAGAGGAGAGCGTAGAAGTGGTGAAAAAGGGTAAAAAATATATTGGAAAAGGTGTTGTAGCAGTGGATTTGGCTGGAAATGAAGCTGATTTTCCACCAGAGCTTCACAAAGAAGCCTTTAAGCTAGCGAAAGAATATGGCTATCATATTACTGTGCATGCAGGGGAAGTAGCTGCACCAAAGAATGTTATTACTGCAATAAAGGATTTATATGCTGAGAGAATTGGGCACGGAGTTTATGCTGAGAAGGATGAGGAAGCTTATAGATTGATTAGAGAGTGTGGAACTGCTGTTGAGGTGTGCTTAACAAGCAATGTTCAAACTCATGCAGTTGAGGCTATGGAAATGCATCCAATAAAAAGTTACTTTGAAAAGGGAATCAAAGTAACTATTAATACTGACAATACCACTGTGTCAAATACAAATCTTAAAAAAGAGTATGAAATATTAATAAATGAGTTCGGATTTTCAATGAAGGATATAAAAGCTGTAATAATGAATGCTGTGGATGCAAGTTTTCTTTCTGAAGAAGAAAAAAAGCAGCTTGCAGCAGAGGTTGAAAAAGAGTTTAAGCTTTTGAATATCCAGTAATATTATAAGGTGTGCGAAAAAAGAGGAACAGCTCAGAGTAGAGCTGCTCCTTTTTTTTATTCTGCTACATTTTGATAAGTTGATACTACAAAATCAAATTCTTCAGGGTCTGAAATTTCGCCATAGCTATCATCAGATATTCCTGGAACATAATATAAAACAAACTTCTCATCAGTTCTTCTATTATGAAGGATGATATACTTTTGCTCTCTCTCTACATCATGGAGAGTTGCAAGAACTTTAAAGTTATCAACCTCACCTGTATTGTCATTATTTAGCCTTAGATTCCAATTGTCGTGAAGGGTAACATTGATTTTATCGTGATCACAATAAGCTATTCTTGAATTAGGTCTGCAGCCTAGGCAGCCATCAAACTTATCGTGATTATGAGCACAGTTTATATATACACAATTCTTACAGTGCTCTAATTGGTTAAAGGTTTCAATATTGTCCTTCTTGTAGGAATTTAAAAGGTCTACAGTATTATCATCCTTAAAGAGGCCTAAAAGGCCTCCCTTTTTAGATGTTTCTCTTTCTGCAGCTTCAAGAAGATCGATATACTTCTTGAGTACGGGTAATTTATTAACATACTTTCTTTGATCTAGCTTATCTTTTTCAATAAAAGGACCAATGTTGTCTATAGCATAAGTTAAATCTACATATATTTTACCGTATTTGTCCTTTTCACTTTTTAAAAACTCTTCTCTATTCATGCTAGGTCACCTTAGTTTTGTTTATACTTTTTAAGTTCTTCGTCTAAATCAAACTCACCAAGCTTTTCGAATTCTTTATCTAAGGAGTTATCCTCTCTTAGGTCTCCAAGACCTTCAGCATAGGATTCCTTCTTTTGAATCTTTCTTTCAATATCATCCATATTTATTCTATTATTTTTAGTATCTACATTAGCTAGAATTTCGTTTACTTTACCTGTAGCTTCAGCATTGTTATATCTAGCAGCAGCTTCATCTCTGTATCTTCTAGTTTGTTCAATTTCATCCTCTAAATCTCTCAGCTTGTTCTTTACTGCATCAGCCTTTTGTTTAGCATCCACGTAACTAGCACTTAAGCTATTATAGGATTTGTCAGCTTCAAGCTTTCTTTCAAGAGCCTTTTTAGCTAATTCTTCATTGCCCTTACTCATAGCAAGTTTAACTTTTTCATCATAATCCTTTGATTCAGCTTTAGCAGCGTCCATCTTCTTTTCAATTTCGTGTGCATTACCAAGTATTTGAGCTGAGGAAAGCTTAGCTGTGTTTAAGCTCTCTTCCATATCTCTTATCTTTTGATCTAACAGCTCAATTGGATTCTCCATTTCGTCTATTGCGTTATTTGCCTTTGCTCTCATAATGTTTGATAATCTGTTGAAAATACCCATTTAATATTTTCCTCCTTAAATTTTAGAATCTTCTTTTTGATTTTTTAATAATGTTGTAAATTACTATTATGATAATTATTAATAGTATTAATTTAAATATGCCTCCTATGAAGCTTGTAGCACCATAAGCTGCTGTACCATACCAGCCGCTGTGAGTTCTTGACCCCCAAGGAATAGGGATTGGTATAGGAACATAGCTGTTTTTCTTACCACTGTTGTAACTGCTGGATGGTGGAGTAGTACTTTGTGAATTTGAACCAGAGGAACTCTTAGGTGTACCAAATATTCCTGACTTAAAACCTCCAGAAGAGGATTTTGAAGAGGAACTACTTCCAGAAGAACTGGAACTAGAACTAGAGCTTCCTGGCATAGATTTTGGAGTACTATAGCTTCCAGACTTAAAGCCTCCAGAGGATGACTTTGAGCTTGAGGAAGACTTTGAACTAGAACTTGATGACTTAAATCCCCCAGAGGATTTAAAGCCACCACTGCTTCCTCCCTTTGGTGCAGCATATACTACACTGCCGGATGGCCTCCCCGTAAGTATATTAATTACATCTGGTGTAAAAATATCTACAGATATAAATAGGAAAGCAAGTATTAAAGTCAATAAAAAGCGTTTTTTACTAATTTCTTTCACCCCCAAAGTTTTAGTGCTTTTATGCACCAAGCAGTTCTTTTTCAAAGTTTTTTAATGTTTAATATCCTAGCCTTCGATAGTTAATATTCATATTTATTAACCAAATCATGTATTTATTATATAGTATGTTATACCATATTACAAATTAAAAATAAACATGTTTATAGTAAAAGTAAACTGTTTAAGTCAAGTAATTCAATCAAACTTCTATTATCTCATTATTTCTTCAAATATCTTTGAATTGAACCACATAAATTTATAAATGTTAACTTATAATATAGTTTATTATAACTTATAATGTGTGAATATATAGGTCTTTAAAATTTAAAAAAATATCATTGCAAAGTGTTTATCAAAAAGGAGCAGCAGTAGCTACCCCTTTCTTCTACCTTAAATAAATGAATACTACAAAGAGCAATTCTTTATCGTCTGAAATCCCATTGTAGCTGTTTATATTAAAATATTAAGTAACCTTAGTTTTGTTTATATTTTTTAAGTTCTTCGTCTAAATCAAATTCTCCAAGTTTTTCAAATTCTTTATCTAAGGAGTTATCCTCTCTTAGGTCTCCAAGACCTTCAGCATAGGACTCCTTCTTTTGAATCTTTCTTTCAATATCGTCCATATTAATTCTATTGTTTTTAGTATCTACATTAGCTAGAATTTCGTTTACTTTACCTGTAGCTTCAGCGTTGTTATATCTAGCAGCAGCTTCATCTCTGTATCTTCTAGTTTGCTCAATTTCCTGCTCTAGATCTCTTAGCTTATTCTTTACAGCATCAGCCTTTTGCTTAGCATCTACATAACTAGCACTTAAGGCGTTATAGGATTTGTCAGCTTCGAGCTTTCTTTCAAGAGCCTTTTTAGCTAATTCTTCATTGCCCTTACTCATAGCAAGTTTAACTTTTTCGTCATAATCCTTTGATTCAGCCTTTGCAGCTTCCATCTTCTTTTCAATTTCGTGTGCATTACCAAGTATTTGAGCTGAGGAAAGCTTAGCTGTGTTTAAGCTCTCTTCCATATCTCTAATTTTTTGATCCAAAAGCTCGATTGGATTCTCCATTTCATCTATTGCGTTATTTGCCTTTGCTCTCATAATGTTTGATAATCTGTTGAAAATACCCATTTAATATTTTCCTCCTTAAAATTGAATTATCTTTTTGGTTTTTTAAATATATTAAAGATTACTATTATTACAATTATAGTTAATATAAATCTCAAAACACCTCGGAAGAAGCCTCCTACAGCATTAGTAGCTGTTCCAGACAAGCTGTTTTGAGTGTGCGAACCCCAAGTAACAGGGGCAGGCACTGATTCATAGCTGTTTTGGTTTCCACTACTAGAATCACTGTAACTGCTAGAGGGATCCGTAGTGCTTTGCGAATCTGAATCCGTACTATAATCTTCCGAGCTGTAGTCTACCGAAGAATTGGAATTAGCGCTAACACTTCCTGGCATAGTTTTCGGTGTGCTATAGCTTCCAGACTTAAAGCCTCCAGAAGCGGCCTTAGATTTTGCAGAACTCCCTGAAGTATTTGAGCGTTCTGAAGAACTAGAGTCTTTAGAAGAACTGGAACTAGAGCTTCCTGAAGAACTAGATCCTTTAGAAGAACTAGAACTTCCTGAAGAACTAGTGTTTTTAGAAGAACTGGAACTAGAACTTCCTGGCATAGTTTTCGGAGTACTGTAGCTTCCAGATTTAAAGCCTCCAGAGGAGGATTTTGAAGCATCAGAACTTCCTGAAGAACTGGAGTTTTTAGAAGAACTGGAACTAGAACTTCCTGGCATAGATTTTGGAGTACTATAACTTCCTGATTTAAAGCCCCCAGATGATGATTTTGAGCTAGAAGAAGGCTTCGATGAGCTAGAAGAAGAACTTGATGAACTATAGCTTCCTGACTTAAAACCACCACTGCTGCTGCCGCCCTTTGGTGCAGCATAGACTACGCTAACGGATGGCCTTTCCGTAAGTATATTAATTACATCTGCCGTAAAAATATCTACAGATATAAATAGGAAAGCAAGTAGTAGTGTCAATAAAAAACGCTTTTTACTAATTTCTTTCACCCCCAAAAGATAAAGTGTTTTTATGCACTAAACAGCAGTTTTAAAGCCATAGAAGGTTTAATAGTTTAGCTTTCAAAAGTCATATTTACTATTAAAAAATAAATCATGTATTTATTATATGGTATCATATACTGTATTACAAGTTGAATTTAATCTCTTTTGGGATTGATATAAACTATGTATAGCTAGTAGAATTATAAATCTTCCATTATCTCACTATTTCTTTAAATATCTTCATAATTTATTGCGAAAATTTATAAAATTAAACTTGTAATGAGGTTAATCATACCTTATAATAATAAGTAAGAACAATGGTATAAAGTAATATAAAACTTAAAAAAATCTAACTTACTGCATATTAGGTACATATTTACAATTTCTTATACTACTATAATAATACAGTTTTTGGAGGTGACACAAGTGGAAAAAAATAATAAGTTTACTATGGATGATATTAAGGACTTGGCAGCCGAAATGTCTAAAAATAGTATTGTGCCTTTTGACGATTTACCCCATTATGATCTTTTTTTATCACAAGTAATAGATTTTTTAAACGATAAATTTGAAGATGAAAAATATACTAGCAATATAGTTCAAAACTATATTAAAGGTGAGGTAATTTCAAAGCCAGATGACGGGAAGAAGCGAGGATATAAAAAGGACCATTTAGCTC includes these proteins:
- the add gene encoding adenosine deaminase — protein: MEEGRVLDKIPKVELHYHVDGSVRPETILELALKENVKLLETELSKFKAYVQVSEECTSLKEYLQKFDLTLVIMQREENIKRIVIELLEDLASQNVKYVELRCSPYLFMKGGLSFEQVVESILSGMMEGKQKFNIKSNLILICMRHHSPEESVEVVKKGKKYIGKGVVAVDLAGNEADFPPELHKEAFKLAKEYGYHITVHAGEVAAPKNVITAIKDLYAERIGHGVYAEKDEEAYRLIRECGTAVEVCLTSNVQTHAVEAMEMHPIKSYFEKGIKVTINTDNTTVSNTNLKKEYEILINEFGFSMKDIKAVIMNAVDASFLSEEEKKQLAAEVEKEFKLLNIQ
- a CDS encoding DUF1292 domain-containing protein, whose product is MNREEFLKSEKDKYGKIYVDLTYAIDNIGPFIEKDKLDQRKYVNKLPVLKKYIDLLEAAERETSKKGGLLGLFKDDNTVDLLNSYKKDNIETFNQLEHCKNCVYINCAHNHDKFDGCLGCRPNSRIAYCDHDKINVTLHDNWNLRLNNDNTGEVDNFKVLATLHDVEREQKYIILHNRRTDEKFVLYYVPGISDDSYGEISDPEEFDFVVSTYQNVAE
- a CDS encoding PspA/IM30 family protein; translation: MGIFNRLSNIMRAKANNAIDEMENPIELLDQKIRDMEESLNTAKLSSAQILGNAHEIEKKMDAAKAESKDYDEKVKLAMSKGNEELAKKALERKLEADKSYNSLSASYVDAKQKADAVKNKLRDLEDEIEQTRRYRDEAAARYNNAEATGKVNEILANVDTKNNRINMDDIERKIQKKESYAEGLGDLREDNSLDKEFEKLGEFDLDEELKKYKQN
- a CDS encoding PspA/IM30 family protein codes for the protein MGIFNRLSNIMRAKANNAIDEMENPIELLDQKIRDMEESLNTAKLSSAQILGNAHEIEKKMEAAKAESKDYDEKVKLAMSKGNEELAKKALERKLEADKSYNALSASYVDAKQKADAVKNKLRDLEQEIEQTRRYRDEAAARYNNAEATGKVNEILANVDTKNNRINMDDIERKIQKKESYAEGLGDLREDNSLDKEFEKLGEFDLDEELKKYKQN